The Helicoverpa armigera isolate CAAS_96S chromosome 18, ASM3070526v1, whole genome shotgun sequence genome has a window encoding:
- the LOC110373241 gene encoding uncharacterized protein LOC110373241, producing MAAARIYNIVLSVLLPVMFSNTCEAIKCFECNSHNNSACLEMHVPKMHAIIPVVECKDRLDNTIDKKEFFCRKITQTILHPDHTPEVRITRGCGWVKSKRACYKADNMDHLETVCQCFGDLCNAATTLEHVKLTVLATVATFLAAFKTWRGTV from the exons ATGGCTGCAGCAAGAATTTACAACATtgttttaagtgttttattgCCTGTAATGTTTTCTAACACAT GTGAAGCAATAAAATGTTTCGAGTGCAACAGCCACAACAACTCGGCATGCCTCGAGATGCACGTGCCGAAGATGCACGCCATCATACCGGTGGTCGAGTGCAAGGACAGGCTGGACAACACCATCGACAAGAAGGAGTTTTTCTGTAGGAAGATTACGCAGACTA TCTTACATCCAGACCATACTCCCGAGGTCCGCATCACCCGAGGCTGTGGCTGGGTGAAGAGCAAGCGAGCCTGCTACAAAGCTGACAACATGGACCACTTGGAAACTGTCTGCCAATGCTTCGGGGACCTCTGCAACGCGGCAACCACGCTAGAACACGTCAAACTGACGGTTTTAGCAACCGTTGCCACTTTTCTCGCTGCGTTCAAAACATGGCGGGGGACTGTTTGA